One window of the Roseovarius sp. THAF9 genome contains the following:
- the gph gene encoding phosphoglycolate phosphatase (PGP is an essential enzyme in the glycolate salvage pathway in higher organisms (photorespiration in plants). Phosphoglycolate results from the oxidase activity of RubisCO in the Calvin cycle when concentrations of carbon dioxide are low relative to oxygen. This enzyme is a member of the Haloacid Dehalogenase (HAD) superfamily of aspartate-nucleophile hydrolase enzymes (PF00702).), with the protein MKQAVVFDLDGTLIDSAPDIHAAANTVLERRDIAPFTLAEARDFVGHGAAVFVERCLSARGLAADTGLQTEVLDDFLALYEGAVHLTRPYPGVVACLDALAAEGLKLAVCTNKPEGPTAAVLTHLGLDRYFGVVVGGDTLTVRKPDPAPLHEVTARLGAASVLFVGDSEVDAETAARAEVPFALYTQGYRRTSAEELPHDARFDAFDDLPAIVRRLLGVG; encoded by the coding sequence ATGAAGCAGGCAGTCGTCTTTGACTTGGACGGGACGCTGATCGACAGCGCACCGGACATTCATGCCGCCGCCAACACGGTGCTGGAGCGTCGGGATATCGCGCCCTTCACGCTGGCCGAGGCGCGCGACTTCGTGGGCCACGGCGCGGCGGTGTTCGTTGAACGCTGCTTGTCGGCGCGTGGGTTGGCCGCGGACACGGGGTTGCAAACGGAGGTTCTGGATGATTTTCTGGCGCTTTACGAGGGTGCGGTTCATTTGACGCGGCCCTACCCAGGGGTGGTGGCTTGCCTTGACGCATTGGCGGCCGAGGGGCTGAAACTGGCAGTTTGCACCAACAAGCCGGAAGGGCCGACCGCCGCGGTGCTGACGCATCTGGGACTGGATCGGTATTTCGGCGTGGTGGTCGGTGGCGATACCCTGACGGTGCGCAAACCCGACCCTGCGCCGCTGCACGAGGTCACAGCGCGCCTCGGGGCAGCTAGTGTGTTGTTCGTCGGCGACAGCGAAGTCGATGCCGAAACCGCTGCGCGGGCTGAGGTGCCCTTCGCGCTATACACCCAAGGGTATCGCAGAACCTCGGCAGAGGAGTTGCCTCATGACGCGCGGTTCGACGCGTTCGACGATCTGCCTGCCATCGTAAGGCGGTTGCTGGGCGTAGGCTGA
- a CDS encoding DUF1330 domain-containing protein, translating into MPGHIDPTKERFARFREMERPGPVHMLNLIRLRQVAEYDDGTQATGAEAYATYGHESAPVLRELGGRIVWAGQPELMLIGPADQAWDIAFIAEYPSVSAFVGMLRDPMYRKAVLHRQAAVADSRLIRMWPGIPGAGFGDMTMVEG; encoded by the coding sequence ATGCCCGGCCATATTGACCCCACGAAAGAGCGTTTCGCCCGATTCCGCGAGATGGAGAGGCCGGGTCCGGTGCATATGCTGAACCTCATAAGACTGCGGCAGGTCGCGGAATACGACGACGGGACGCAGGCGACGGGGGCCGAGGCCTATGCCACCTATGGACACGAGAGTGCGCCGGTGCTGCGCGAGTTGGGCGGGCGGATCGTCTGGGCGGGCCAGCCGGAATTGATGCTGATCGGGCCGGCGGATCAGGCGTGGGACATTGCCTTTATCGCTGAGTATCCCAGCGTGTCCGCCTTTGTCGGCATGTTGCGCGACCCTATGTATCGCAAGGCCGTGCTGCATCGGCAGGCCGCAGTCGCGGATTCGCGCCTGATCCGGATGTGGCCGGGTATTCCCGGCGCCGGGTTCGGGGACATGACGATGGTTGAGGGCTGA
- a CDS encoding NAD-dependent deacylase, giving the protein MTKIVILTGAGISAESGLGTFRDEDGLWAQHRIEDVATPEGFARNPALVQAFYNARRAQAAGARPNPAHQALARLEAEHDGDVLVITQNVDGLHEAAGSRNVLHMHGQLDQALCHACGHRWPAPDEMRIEDACPECGRCQTRPDVVWFGEIPYGMDRIDPALAEADIFAAIGTSGNVYPAAAYGQHARRMGAHTVELNLEVSTASRDFDEHRRGPASEVVPLWVEEILKG; this is encoded by the coding sequence ATGACGAAGATTGTGATCCTAACCGGGGCCGGGATATCCGCCGAAAGCGGCTTGGGCACGTTCCGCGATGAGGACGGTCTGTGGGCGCAGCACCGGATCGAAGACGTGGCGACGCCGGAGGGGTTTGCCCGTAATCCCGCGCTGGTGCAGGCATTCTACAATGCGCGAAGGGCGCAAGCCGCCGGCGCGCGACCCAATCCGGCCCATCAGGCGCTGGCGCGGCTGGAAGCCGAGCATGATGGCGATGTGCTGGTGATCACGCAGAATGTCGATGGTCTGCACGAGGCCGCCGGAAGCCGCAACGTGCTGCATATGCACGGTCAGCTGGACCAGGCGTTGTGCCACGCCTGTGGCCATCGCTGGCCCGCGCCCGACGAGATGCGCATCGAGGATGCGTGCCCCGAATGCGGGCGATGCCAGACACGGCCCGATGTCGTTTGGTTTGGCGAGATCCCTTATGGGATGGACCGGATCGACCCGGCGCTGGCCGAGGCGGATATCTTTGCCGCGATCGGCACCTCGGGGAACGTCTATCCTGCGGCGGCTTATGGTCAGCATGCACGGCGGATGGGCGCGCATACGGTGGAGCTGAACCTGGAGGTCTCCACTGCTTCGCGCGACTTTGATGAGCACCGCCGTGGGCCGGCCAGCGAGGTGGTGCCGCTTTGGGTGGAGGAGATCCTGAAAGGGTGA
- a CDS encoding site-2 protease family protein — protein sequence MFQDTNPVFEFRGPFGVPVQIGGSIFFLLAFFAYTGSGDIAWTAAFVGMLMASIFLHEMGHAWACLVQGVPVRRVMLYGGGGFCERARSATAHQQELIVAMGPIVNLVLWALASLASDALWDSVFANASAYTDPTLILSSPQARLAEYLGLFAHINGFLAIFNLLPVQPLDGGKLLHLLMLRLAPQQVATTVTGGIGLVLSILWIPGILIAFGMGWWLLFFIPSIPQHFAMLRGRPA from the coding sequence TTGTTCCAGGATACCAACCCCGTTTTCGAATTTCGCGGCCCCTTTGGCGTTCCTGTGCAAATCGGCGGCTCGATCTTCTTTCTGCTGGCGTTCTTTGCCTACACGGGCAGCGGTGACATCGCGTGGACGGCGGCGTTCGTCGGCATGCTCATGGCCTCGATCTTCCTCCACGAAATGGGCCACGCCTGGGCCTGCCTCGTGCAGGGCGTGCCCGTGCGCCGGGTCATGCTCTATGGCGGTGGCGGTTTCTGCGAACGCGCCCGCTCGGCGACGGCGCATCAGCAGGAACTGATCGTGGCGATGGGACCGATCGTGAACCTCGTGCTTTGGGCACTGGCCTCGCTGGCCTCGGACGCGCTTTGGGACAGCGTTTTCGCAAATGCATCGGCCTACACCGATCCGACGCTGATCCTGTCCTCACCGCAGGCCCGGCTCGCGGAATATCTCGGGCTTTTCGCCCATATCAACGGCTTCTTGGCCATCTTCAACCTCTTGCCGGTGCAGCCACTGGACGGCGGCAAACTGTTGCATCTTCTGATGCTGCGTCTGGCGCCTCAACAGGTCGCAACGACAGTCACGGGTGGCATCGGCCTCGTGCTGTCGATCCTGTGGATCCCCGGAATACTGATCGCGTTCGGTATGGGATGGTGGCTGTTGTTCTTCATTCCCTCGATCCCACAGCATTTCGCCATGCTGCGCGGCCGTCCCGCCTGA
- the hisD gene encoding histidinol dehydrogenase, which produces MPLTHLKTAPGQPPQTAADIADTVQVMLGRLRAGGAQTALEYARQLDGWTGEVAVPAATIEAAIARVPQDLRDHIRWAHDNISRFAAAQRATVQDMQIELRPGLIAGQRQIPVQAAGCYVPGGRYTHIASALMSIATAREAGVPDITACSPPNGDAGIPDAMLYAMHLAGATRILCIGGVQGIAAMAFGMFGAPAADILVGPGNAYVAEAKRQLFGPIGIDMFAGPTDSLILADHTADAEVVAVDLVSQAEHGTTSPVWLATTDRMLAETVLARVPELIETLPGPNRAAASQAWADQAEIVLCDTPEDMAQYADAKAPEHLQVMAEDLDWWRERLTAYGSLFLGENTTVSFGDKASGPNHVLPTSGAARYTGGLSVHKFLKTVTWQTASDEAVHDLARATAAISRAERMEGHALAADIRLDKLAGPAKLTANFKG; this is translated from the coding sequence ATGCCCCTTACCCATCTCAAGACCGCTCCCGGTCAGCCCCCCCAAACCGCCGCCGACATCGCGGACACCGTTCAGGTCATGCTCGGCCGGCTAAGGGCCGGCGGAGCCCAAACAGCCCTGGAATATGCCCGCCAGCTTGACGGCTGGACCGGCGAGGTCGCCGTGCCCGCCGCCACGATCGAGGCTGCTATCGCGCGCGTCCCGCAAGACCTGCGCGACCATATCCGCTGGGCCCACGACAACATCTCGCGCTTTGCCGCCGCGCAACGCGCCACCGTGCAGGATATGCAGATCGAGCTGCGCCCCGGCTTGATCGCCGGACAGCGACAAATACCCGTGCAGGCCGCCGGATGCTACGTGCCCGGGGGGCGCTACACCCATATCGCCTCGGCGCTCATGTCCATTGCAACCGCCCGCGAGGCGGGCGTGCCCGATATCACCGCTTGCTCGCCTCCCAACGGTGACGCGGGCATTCCCGACGCGATGCTTTATGCCATGCATCTTGCCGGCGCCACGCGCATCCTGTGCATCGGCGGCGTGCAGGGCATCGCCGCCATGGCCTTCGGCATGTTCGGGGCTCCCGCCGCGGATATCCTTGTCGGTCCCGGCAACGCGTATGTCGCCGAAGCCAAGCGCCAGTTGTTCGGCCCCATCGGCATCGACATGTTCGCCGGCCCCACCGACAGCCTCATCCTCGCCGATCACACCGCCGATGCCGAGGTCGTCGCGGTCGATCTGGTCAGCCAGGCCGAGCATGGCACGACCAGCCCCGTCTGGCTTGCCACCACCGACCGCATGCTGGCCGAGACGGTCCTCGCCCGCGTGCCCGAGCTGATCGAAACGCTTCCGGGGCCAAACCGCGCCGCCGCTAGCCAGGCGTGGGCCGACCAAGCCGAAATCGTGCTTTGCGACACGCCCGAGGACATGGCGCAATATGCCGACGCCAAGGCACCCGAACATCTTCAGGTGATGGCCGAGGACCTTGATTGGTGGCGCGAGCGGCTCACCGCTTACGGCTCGCTCTTTCTGGGCGAAAACACAACCGTCAGCTTCGGCGACAAGGCGTCGGGCCCCAATCACGTGCTGCCCACATCCGGTGCGGCCCGCTATACCGGGGGGCTGTCCGTGCACAAGTTTCTCAAGACCGTGACCTGGCAAACCGCCTCGGACGAGGCCGTGCACGACCTTGCCCGCGCCACCGCCGCCATCAGCCGCGCCGAACGCATGGAAGGCCACGCGCTGGCCGCCGACATCCGGCTGGACAAACTGGCCGGACCTGCGAAACTCACTGCAAATTTCAAAGGATAA
- a CDS encoding D-cysteine desulfhydrase produces the protein MNLAKFPRVRLAHLATPLEPMPRLSEALGGPEIWIKRDDCTGLSTGGNKTRKLEFLMAEAQEQGAAMVMTQGATQSNHARQTAAAAAKLGLACHILLEDRTGYNYDNYKYNGNVLLDHLHGATMEHRGPDLDMNAEMEAVADKFREEGKKVYTIPGGGSNATGALGYVNCAFEMLNQFVTMGLEVDHIVHATGSAGTQAGLITGLKAMNAQIPLLGIGVRAPKPKQEENVYNLALKTAEKLGCPGVVAREDVVANTDYVGPGYGIPAEDTLEAIDLFARTEAILLDPVYSAKGAAGLIDLCRNGHFKKGERVVFLHTGGAIGLTGYSHCFDVPK, from the coding sequence ATGAACCTCGCTAAGTTTCCCCGCGTGCGCCTAGCGCATCTGGCCACTCCACTCGAACCCATGCCGCGCCTCAGCGAGGCGCTTGGCGGGCCCGAGATCTGGATCAAGCGGGACGACTGCACGGGGCTCTCCACGGGCGGCAACAAAACGCGCAAGCTGGAGTTCCTGATGGCCGAAGCGCAGGAACAAGGCGCCGCGATGGTCATGACCCAGGGCGCGACCCAGTCGAACCACGCCCGCCAGACCGCGGCGGCGGCGGCCAAGCTTGGCCTTGCCTGCCATATCCTGCTCGAGGACCGGACCGGCTACAATTACGATAACTACAAATACAACGGCAACGTCCTCTTGGATCACCTGCACGGCGCGACGATGGAACATCGCGGCCCCGACCTCGACATGAATGCCGAAATGGAAGCCGTGGCCGACAAGTTTCGCGAAGAGGGCAAAAAGGTCTACACCATTCCGGGCGGCGGCTCTAACGCCACCGGCGCGCTGGGATACGTCAACTGCGCCTTCGAGATGCTGAACCAGTTCGTCACCATGGGCCTCGAAGTCGACCACATCGTTCACGCAACCGGCTCGGCGGGCACGCAGGCGGGCCTGATCACCGGCCTCAAGGCGATGAACGCGCAGATCCCGCTCTTGGGCATCGGCGTCCGCGCACCCAAACCCAAGCAGGAGGAAAACGTCTACAACCTCGCCCTCAAGACCGCCGAGAAACTGGGTTGTCCCGGCGTCGTCGCGCGCGAGGACGTGGTCGCCAACACCGACTACGTCGGCCCCGGCTACGGCATTCCCGCCGAGGACACACTGGAGGCGATCGACCTCTTCGCCCGGACCGAGGCGATCCTGCTCGACCCGGTCTATTCGGCCAAGGGCGCCGCTGGCCTCATCGACCTCTGCCGCAACGGGCACTTCAAGAAAGGTGAGCGCGTTGTCTTTCTGCATACCGGCGGGGCCATCGGCCTGACCGGGTACAGCCATTGCTTCGACGTGCCTAAGTAA
- a CDS encoding aspartate/glutamate racemase family protein produces MKPVGILGGMGPEATILLMQKVLAAVPARDDADHIPLIVHQNSQVPSRIKALIEGGGSDPMPVLISMAQDLERAGAQALAMPCNTAHHYAVAVTHATSLPFLNMINLTAARLATAGARTVGMLASPATRKAGVFETAFAAHDLTLLWAEDEEALLSIIRAVKAGEALDTLAPRLGHIAARMTADGADHLLIACTELSLMAHALPPGTPHTDSLDCLVEAIVSFAKA; encoded by the coding sequence ATGAAGCCGGTCGGAATACTGGGCGGGATGGGGCCAGAGGCCACCATCCTGCTCATGCAGAAGGTTCTCGCCGCCGTACCGGCACGGGACGACGCCGACCACATTCCGCTGATCGTGCACCAGAACTCGCAGGTGCCCTCCCGGATAAAGGCATTGATCGAGGGCGGCGGCTCCGACCCCATGCCGGTTCTGATTTCCATGGCGCAGGATCTTGAACGTGCAGGCGCACAGGCGCTGGCGATGCCGTGCAACACCGCGCATCACTACGCCGTCGCGGTGACCCACGCCACCAGCCTGCCGTTTCTGAACATGATCAACCTGACCGCCGCGCGCCTCGCCACAGCGGGAGCCCGCACGGTCGGCATGCTCGCGTCCCCGGCCACACGCAAGGCCGGCGTGTTCGAGACCGCCTTCGCAGCGCATGACCTCACCTTGCTGTGGGCCGAAGACGAAGAAGCGCTCTTGTCCATTATCCGCGCGGTCAAGGCAGGCGAGGCGCTCGATACGCTTGCTCCCAGGCTGGGGCATATTGCGGCGCGAATGACCGCGGACGGTGCGGATCACCTGCTGATCGCCTGTACGGAACTCTCGCTGATGGCCCACGCGCTTCCCCCCGGCACACCGCACACCGACAGTTTGGACTGCCTCGTGGAGGCGATCGTCAGTTTCGCCAAGGCTTGA
- a CDS encoding helix-hairpin-helix domain-containing protein — protein MTDLTRVTGIDPGLAAQLVAAGISDAEALAEARPDDFLSVRGIGAGTAPILIARAKHLMAHTHAQASPATPDSAEKSTKDTKRSKTSTTEKNRQERRQEKRQKAQGRALKGGHGKGGKNRRKDSGEGEKEGQKGQKESCQGRRKGQEEIGQDQGQGKKERQQAEVQG, from the coding sequence ATGACTGACCTCACCCGCGTCACCGGCATCGACCCTGGGCTTGCCGCGCAATTAGTCGCGGCCGGAATCTCCGACGCCGAGGCACTGGCAGAGGCAAGACCGGACGACTTCCTGTCCGTCCGGGGGATCGGCGCGGGCACCGCGCCTATCCTGATCGCACGCGCAAAACATCTCATGGCGCACACGCACGCGCAGGCCTCTCCCGCCACGCCTGACAGCGCGGAAAAATCGACGAAAGATACGAAACGGTCCAAGACGTCCACGACGGAAAAAAACCGGCAAGAAAGACGCCAAGAAAAAAGACAAAAAGCCCAAGGCCGCGCCCTCAAAGGCGGACATGGAAAAGGCGGAAAAAACCGCCGAAAAGATTCAGGCGAAGGCGAAAAAGAAGGCCAAAAAGGCCAAAAAGAAAGCTGCCAAGGCCGAAGAAAAGGCCAAGAAGAAATCGGGCAAGACCAAGGCCAAGGCAAAAAAGAACGCCAGCAAGCTGAAGTCCAAGGCTAA